GTGGTCAGCGTCGACACCTCGCTGGACGAGCTGCGCGACAACCCGATGGCCGCGGTCTTCAAGGCCCGTTATTTCGGCGCCGAGTACGCCACGTTCTACTGGATCCCGCACGACGGCGCCAAGGGCTTCGGTTTCGACGACGCGGATAACGCCGTCAAGATCATGAACGAAGCCGGCAAGCTGCTGAAGGCCAACGGCATCACCCTGCAATACCACCCCCATGGCTACGAATTCACCCCACACGAAGACAGCACGTTGCTGGATTACATGCTGCAGAACGTGACCGAGGCCGAGTTCCAGATGGACGTGTTCTGGATCAAGCAGGGCGGTGCCGACCCCGTCGAATACCTGCAGCGCTACCCGGGCCGCTTCAAGTCACTGCACCTGAAGGACCGCCTGCCGGGCACGCCGGACTCCACCAACGGCCACGCCGATGTCGAAACCAACGTGGTGCTGGGCCAGGGCGATGTCGGCATCGCCGCCGTGGTAGCCGAAGCAAAGCGCCAGGGCATCGAGTGGTTCTTCATCGAGGACGAGTCGTCGCGGGTGGTGCAGCAGGTGCCGGCGAGCATGGCGTACCTGGCTTCGCTGGACGAAGGTGATGCTGACTGAGGGAACAAGGGGGAGGTGGTGCCGGCACCAAGATTCGAACTCGGGACCTACTGATTACAAATCAGTTGCTCTACCAACTGAGCTATACCGGCATCGGGGTATGACGCAGGCGGGGATTTTACCGAAAAACAGCGTCCTGTTTCACTAAAACAGTGGTTTGCGCCAAGGCGAAGTTAAACGTTTAAAGTTCTGGTTGAAACTGCTTAAGTTTTATTGCAGTATTGTCCGCGGT
This genomic stretch from Marinihelvus fidelis harbors:
- a CDS encoding sugar phosphate isomerase/epimerase family protein; this translates as MTRFTRHLALAALAATLAAPAAGAGELGLQLYSLRTQMAEDLPAAFALMEKWGLEYAEGGGTLYDHPLDDYKAALDAHGIQVVSVDTSLDELRDNPMAAVFKARYFGAEYATFYWIPHDGAKGFGFDDADNAVKIMNEAGKLLKANGITLQYHPHGYEFTPHEDSTLLDYMLQNVTEAEFQMDVFWIKQGGADPVEYLQRYPGRFKSLHLKDRLPGTPDSTNGHADVETNVVLGQGDVGIAAVVAEAKRQGIEWFFIEDESSRVVQQVPASMAYLASLDEGDAD